DNA sequence from the Pseudomonadales bacterium genome:
TGCCTGAATGTATATTATGTTGACCCCTTTTCGTTTGTCGCCGTCTAAACATTTAAAATCATATTCTATGCGTAAATCGCCTGTAAACTCTTTCTTGGTCCAGAGAACGGCAAAGCCTTTGGAAGTATCGATTTGTAAAGCTTCTTTTGAATTACTCACTTTGGCATATATACCGTCAAGAAACCACTTCTCTTGCCAGTCTGTTCCGGTCATTTTGTCAGAAAAAGCTTCTTGCCAACCTTTAGCTTTTAAAGAAGATAAGTCATCTTTATTTTCAGCCTGAACAATACAGAAAAAGCATAAAAGTATCAAAAATAAATTCTTCATATATCACTCCTTTATTAAACTTGCATGCAACTACATATACGAAACCTGAAGTCATTTCAGTACAGCTGTGGAGACTTTTTTTAATAAAAATGGATCTTCAGGGGTATGCTGTGTATACACAAATACTCTTCATACAGTGTCAGTATGATCTCGAAGCAACTCTAAAATTGTTCAATTAACCACTATTACGGAGCTGATTTGGCAAGGTTAACAGATTTTATTAATTGATCAAAATTATTTTTATTGAAGCTGGTAATTGCTCCTAATTCAAAGAAATTCTAAAAAAATCTTTGAGAAGAGTTTATTATAGGATCATCCATAAAGTCTTAAAGGAAACTACTAAGTTCCAGAAGTTTACCGGACACCTCTTCGTTCCTTAGAGTTGGTCACAGATTAGAATGACACTGCATTTTAATAACAAGGTTGAACAATATGAATAAATTACAGACGAAAAATATTTACTGTTCTTGAGTCACTTTTAGTGGTCGCCACAATCGGTATTTAAGTGACTTTTACAAGCTCTATGGGATGACTCTGAAAAGAGAAATTTTTGCTGTAGATTTGTAAGCGTCAGTGCGCCAAGAAGCATTGTGTTTCTTGCAGGGTGAAAGTCCCTGTCGAGTAAGAGAATCTTGCTCACTCGTACCGAGTGTTGCGCTTGATGCGGAATATTTCGTTTGGATGAAACTGTGAAAATAATCGGTTGATTCTAGTCGGCTATAGAACTAATCAAGTGAAGCGTACACAGGGAAATCAGCAGGCGGTAGGGATTAACCGTATAATCCTTAGATCAGTTTAGCTTCGTTATACGACTTATGGTAGGTGACAGTTTTGACGCCCTGGAAACCAATATTTGAACTGGATAGTCCAAGATCCTCCAGTTTGAATGCCATCGGAGTTTTAAGATGTCGCATGTTGATAGAGAGATACAGTGAACTTGGGATATTCTCTGTTCTCCCAGCTGATCATAGAAATATGTGGATGCATGGGTATGTATTCGGCAACTGGAAAGAAGCCGTACAGATGGAGCTTAGGAAGTCAGACCAGCCCATAGTACTCCGAGTTCGGGAAAGCCGTTCACATGGGGAAGGGGCTGGCATAATAATGTAGCCTTCAAAGGAAACATGAACAATTAAGAAAGGTTGATACAACTCATGCTAACCTCACTGAAGGGAATAAACAAAAGAGCACAAAGTCACAAACAGCATCGATTTGGCGGGCTATACCGTCTGCTAAATATCGAGAATTTACGCTGGGCCTATGGTCAGTTGAACAAACGTTCAGCTACAGGTGTAGATCGTGTAAGTTACTTTGAATATGGACAAAACTTAGAGGAGAATTTAGAAGATCTTGTTAAGCGATTAAAGAATAAGAGCTATAAAGCTAAACTTATACGCAGGTGCTATATCCCGAAATCAGCGACTAAACTTCGTCCCTTAGGAATACCCGCTCTGGAGGATAAATTACTCCAATATGCGAGTGCGAAAATCCTTGAGTCGATCTATGAAGCAGATTTCATTCAGGAAAGTTACGGTTACCGCCCCAATAGAGGAGCGCGTGATGCAGTAAAGCTTACAAAAGAAATAGCGATGTTCAATAACTGCAACTACGTAGTTGAAGCGGATATAAAAGGCTTCTTTGATAATATTGATCATAACTGGCTCTTGAGGATGTTGTCACAGCGTATCGAGGATAAAGCTTTACTTGAACTTATTCGCAAGTGGCTAAAAGCAGGAATATTAGAAGACGGACAGGTGATACATCCCGAAAGTGGGACACCGCAAGGAGGTGTAATATCACCAGTTTTAGCTAATGTTTACCTGCATTATGCACTCGACTTATGGTTTGAGAAAAGAATTCGGACAAAATGCATTGGAACCAGTCGTATAATTCGTTATGCGGATGATTTTGTATGCTTATTTCAAGCCGAGAGTGAGGCTTCGACCTTTTACAGTCAGCTGGGGATGCGACTAAAGAAATTTAATCTTGAGGTTGCGCCCGAAAAGACAAAGAAGCTGATCTTTTCACGATACAAGACTCGTAAAGAAAATCAAAGCTTTGAGTTTCTGGGGTTTGAATTTCATTGGGAAACAAGCCATAAAGGCAAAAGATATGTAAGAGCTAGAACTTCTACTAAGAATCTCTGCTCAGGTATCAAGCGGTTTACCGAATGGATTCAGTCAAATCGTGATAAGAAGCTCAGACCACTAATGGAAAACGTACGTCGGAAATTCATGGGACATTATAACTACTATGGGTTGATGGGGAACAATAGACGCTTAAGTCACTTCTGGTTTAAGTGTTTACGGATTCTGTTTAAGTGGTTAAATAGGCGAAGCCAGAAACGCAGTTACAACTGGAAGGGCTTTAAAGAGCTCATTGAATACTTTGGTATTCCGAAACCTGAAGTAACAGAAAAGAAAATCGTTAACAGTTTCAGACTCTAAAACTTTACATGCTCGTACGGAAGTGAATTATTATGAAGAGCCCAGTGCGGTAGTACCGCACGCTGGGATCTGTGAGGGGGCAGTCGGGTAACTGGCTGTCCTACCTCGATAATGTAGAGCATCTTCTTTAAGCTGATTTCCCTTGCTATACTTCCTTCGACTTAAATATTAAGAAGGATAAAAATGGAAAAGGTGAATGCAGAAGACAAGCTAGAGTTTTGGCGCCTTGTCGTTGAAGAGTTTGAGAATAGTGAGAAGTCAATTAAAGAACAATGCCAGGAAAATGATATAGCCTTGGGTCAATATTATAATTGGCGCAAGAAAGTCCGGGAATCAGCGATTGACGAAGTAGGTACTTTCATTGAAGTGGATGATACCGAAGAGGCACCAATACAGAATAAACCAGGCTCAATCATTCTAGAATACAGAGACGATTTTAGATTCAATCTGGAAGATGGCTTCAATCGAAAGACTCTCAACTCAGCTCTTAAAGTTTTGATGTCGCTATGATGAATATAGCGAGTGATGCACGGATTTTTGTATTCACCAGTTCAACAGATATGCGCAAAGGCTTCCATGGTTTAATCAGCCTTATTCAAAAGTTCAGTGAGAACCCGATTGATGGCAGTTTCTATGTCTTTACCAACCGTAACCGGACTCGCCTAAAGATCTTATATTGGGATGGTGACGGCTTTGCTCTTTGGTATAAGTATCTTCAAAAAGGTTTGTTTGATATCGCCCAATCGGCTGATGTCAAACTGTTAATTGATCGTCGCCGTTTAACATTAATTTTAGAAGGAGTTGAGCCTCTGAAAATACGTACAAGTTTTAGAGGAGTCTAAGCTTCATCTAAGCTGCAATTTGAGTATTTTATGCTATATATCTGCATGGCTGAAATACTTGAAAATGAAACG
Encoded proteins:
- the ltrA gene encoding group II intron reverse transcriptase/maturase — protein: MLTSLKGINKRAQSHKQHRFGGLYRLLNIENLRWAYGQLNKRSATGVDRVSYFEYGQNLEENLEDLVKRLKNKSYKAKLIRRCYIPKSATKLRPLGIPALEDKLLQYASAKILESIYEADFIQESYGYRPNRGARDAVKLTKEIAMFNNCNYVVEADIKGFFDNIDHNWLLRMLSQRIEDKALLELIRKWLKAGILEDGQVIHPESGTPQGGVISPVLANVYLHYALDLWFEKRIRTKCIGTSRIIRYADDFVCLFQAESEASTFYSQLGMRLKKFNLEVAPEKTKKLIFSRYKTRKENQSFEFLGFEFHWETSHKGKRYVRARTSTKNLCSGIKRFTEWIQSNRDKKLRPLMENVRRKFMGHYNYYGLMGNNRRLSHFWFKCLRILFKWLNRRSQKRSYNWKGFKELIEYFGIPKPEVTEKKIVNSFRL
- the tnpB gene encoding IS66 family insertion sequence element accessory protein TnpB; the encoded protein is MMNIASDARIFVFTSSTDMRKGFHGLISLIQKFSENPIDGSFYVFTNRNRTRLKILYWDGDGFALWYKYLQKGLFDIAQSADVKLLIDRRRLTLILEGVEPLKIRTSFRGV